DNA from Rhodobacteraceae bacterium M382:
CGGGCTGGCCGTTTTTGGTGCGCGGCTGGAATTCGTTCCGGACGATGAACCTCAATATGTTCTCGCTTATCGCAATGGGCGTGATTGCCGCCTGGCTGTTCAGCGTGGTCGCAGTACTGGCGCCAGGCATATTCCCCGACGGTTTCCGAGACGCCGCGGGCAATGTCGGGGTCTATTTCGAAGCGGCTGCAGTGATCGTGACGTTGGTGCTGCTGGGCCAGGTGATGGAACTACGCGCCCGCGAAGGCACCGGCAAGGCGATACGGGCGCTTCTGGACATGGCCGCCAAGACCGCGCGGGTGATCCGTGACGACGGGAGCGAGGCGGATATCCCGCTAGAGGATGTCCGGGTTGATGATCGCTTGCGCGTGCGCCCCGGTGACAAAGTGCCGGTCGATGGCATTGTCATCGACGGGCGCTCGTCGGTTGATGAAAGCATGATCTCGGGCGAGCCGGTGCCGGTGGAGAAAACCATCGGCGATCCGCTGACGGGGGCCACGATCAATGGCACCGGCAGCCTGATAATGGAAGCGACGCGGGTGGGCTCTGATACCATGCTCGCCCAGATCGTCGAGATGGTGTCGAACGCGCAAAGGAGCCGTGCGCCGATTCAGAAATACGCCGATCAGGTCGCGGGAGTTTTCGTGCCTGCGGTGATTGGCGTTGCCGTGCTGGCCTTTCTCGCCTGGGCGATATGGGGCCCGGCACCGGCTCTGTCATATGCGTTGATCTCGGCTGTGGCGGTGCTGATCATCGCCTGCCCCTGTGCCCTCGGACTGGCGACACCGATGTCGATCATGACCGCAACAGGTCGCGGCGCGCAGGCCGGTGTTCTGATCAAGAACGCCGAGGCGCTGGAGCGGTTCGAAAAGGTCGATACACTGATCGTGGACAAGACCGGCACCCTCACCGAGGGCAAGCCGCGCCTTGTTGCGGTCCTACCCGAGGCGGGGCATGACGAGTCCGAGGTGCTGCGCCTCGCGGCTTCGCTTGAGCGCGGCTCCGAGCATCCGCTGGCAGAGGCCATCGTCCGGGGTGCCGAGGAACGCGGCGTGGCACTGGCCACGGCGAGCGACTTTGAGGCCGTGACGGGTAAAGGCGTCAGGGGCGTGGTCGATGGCCGCTCAGTGGCGCTTGGCAACCTCGCGCTGCTTTCAGAAATGGGCCTTGAAGGCGGCGAGCTGACCGCCAAGGCCGACGCGCGCCGGGATGAGGGCGAAACGGTGATGTTTGTTGTGCTGGAGGGCCAGATCGAGGGCCTCGTCAGCGTTGCGGACCCGGTGAAAGTGACGACACCCGCAGCCCTTGAGGCGCTGCATGGTCTGGGTTTCCGCATCATAATGGCAACGGGCGACAACAAGCGCACGGCCAAAGCCATCGGCGCGCGCCTCGGAATCGATGAAATTCGCGCCGACGTGCTGCCCGAGAACAAGGCCCGCCTCATCCGTGAGTTGCAGGATCAGGGCCGCAAAGTGGCGATGGCGGGTGATGGCGTGAACGACGCACCGGCGCTAGCGCAGGCCGATGTCGGTATTGCCATGGGAACAGGAGCGGATGTCGCCATTGAAAGCGCCGGTTTCACCCTGATAGGAGGCAACCTTGACGGTATCGTGCGCGCCCGTCGTTTGAGCCGCGCCACCATGAACAACATCCGCCAGAACCTGTTCTTCGCGCTGATCTACAACGCCCTGGGCGTGCCTGTCGCAGCAGGCCTCCTCTATCCGTTCCTCGGCATCCTGATTAGCCCGATGTTCGCGGCCTTCGCCATGAGCGCCTCGTCGATCTCTGTTGTGCTCAATGCACTTCGGCTGCGCCGGGCCAAAATCTGATGTAAGGATATGAAAAATGAAAAAAGTAACGCCTTTCACCGACACGAACGAGACCACAGAACCGGGCAAAAAGAGCTTCTGGCGATCGCGCACTGGGGTATACCTGATCATCGCTTTTCTGCTCGGTGGATTGCTTTTGGGTTACGAACACAAGGTTCACATCTTCGCCAGCAGCTGGATATTTTATCTGCCGCTTCTGATCTGCGTCGGAATGCATTTCTTCATGCATGGTGGACACGGAGGGCACGGTTCGGGTGGTGACAAGTCGTGACCGATCCGGGGTCTTCTTATGGTCTGTGGCTGCTTGTTTTCGTTAATTCAGCAGTTTTCATCCTGTTCGCTTTCAGCTTTTTCAAACCACAGACCACCCGTGATTGGCGCAGCTTCGGTGCGTTCAGTGCGTTTCTTGTGGCGCTCTTCACAGAGATGTACGGCTTTCCGTTGACGATTTACTTTCTGTCGGGCTGGCTGCAATCGACTTGGCCTGACATTGACTGGTTCGCCCACGACAGCGGGCATTTGCCTGAGATGATGTTCGGCTGGACCGCAAATCCGCATTTCGGGCCGTTTCATCTGCTCAGCTTCGTGCTGATCGGCGGTGGATTCTGGCTGATCTCGGTGGCCTGGCACCACCTTTGGGCGGCGCAGCGGCGGGATCGGCTGGCTGTAACCGGGCCCTATGCTCGAATCCGCCACCCCCAATATGTGGGCTTTATCCTTATCATGCTGGGTTTCCTCGTGCAGTGGCCGAAGCTGTTAACTCTAGCAATGTTTCCCGTGTTGGTCTGGATGTATGTCCATCTCGCGCGCAGCGAGGAAGCGGACACCCAAGCGCGGTTCGAGGCAGATTATGACTTGTACGCGAAGCAGGTTCCGGCATTCATCCCCGTTTCCTTCGCGACCCGAGCCGGAAATAGTGAAACGCTGTAGGCAAGAAACCACTAGTATTTAGGATGTCGGAATGAAACGCGAACACCAGAGCGAATCTTACGAGAAAGGCTCGATTGGCCTCGGCAGTGCGGTGGCGATGGGCACCGGAGTGATGATTGGCGCAGGTATCTTTGCGCTAACCGGGCAGATCGCACAACTGGCCGGGACGCTGTTTCCACTGGCTTTTATTGCAGGTGCGGTCGTCACCGGGTTCAGTGCCTATAGCTACATCAAGATGTCGAATGCCTGGCCATCCGCGGGCGGTATCGCGATGATCCTGGAAAAAGCCTATGGGCCGGGGGCGATTGCTGCCGGTGCCGCTCTTTTGATGGCGCTGTCGATGGTAATTGCCGAAAGCCTCGTGGCACGGACTTTTGCCACATATGTGCTGCGCCCCTTCGATATAACAGGCGGACCTCTGGTGCCGTTACTCGCGGTTAGCGTGATCCTGTTTGCCTATCTGATCAACCTCGCCGGAAATCGTTCAGTCGGAGTTTTTTCGTTGATACTGGCTGCGGCCAAGATCGGTGGCATCGCGATTTTCGGGATCGCGGCGATCTGGGCGAGCGGGTTTCAGTTCGCGGCGACAAGCGAGTCCTCCGGGGCATTCGATGCGACCGGCTTTATCGCCTCTGTCGCGTTCGCGATTCTTGCCTTCAAGGGATTTACCACCATCACCAACAGCGGCGCTGAGGTCACTGACCCGCATCGCAATGTGGGTCGGGCGATTATGATCTCAATCGCGATTTGTGTTGTCATCTATCTGTTGGTTGCCTTCGCTGTCAGTTCAAGCCTGACAATTGACGAGATCGTGGCGGCGCGCGACTATTCACTGGCCGAAGCCGCCGCGCCCGCATTTGGCCAGGTCGGGTTTTACGCCACCGTCCTCCTGGCCGCCGCTGCCACGGTCTCGGGCGTGTTGGCCAGCGTCTTTGCGGTGTCCCGTATGCTGGCGATGTTGACGGATATGAAGATGATTCCACATCGCCATTTTGGCATGTCGGGACCGATCCAGAAGCATACGCTGGTCTATACAGTGGTGATTGCATCGACTCTTGCGGTGTTCTTCGATCTCAGCCGAATTGCGTCACTTGGCGCGTTTTTCTACCTCGTCATGGACATGATTGTGCAGTGGGGAGTCTTCCGTTTCATGCGACACGAGATCAAGGCTGCGGGGCCGGTATTGCTTCTGGCGCTCGGTTTCGATGCAGTGGTGCTGGTGGCATTTACATTGATGAAACTTCAGAGCGACCCGGGGATTGTGCTTTACGCGACCATAGGCATCGGTGCAGTCTTCGCTTATGAGCGGGTCTACCTGTCACACTGGCTGGCGCCAAAGAGCGGCCACAGCCACTGATGCAGCGCAGGGTGTTCACTGACCGTAGGCTATGATGGAGCGGATTTCCTTATTATGGCATCGCGTTGTCTTAGAGTCTGATTCAAAACTAACCGAATGTTTTCAGGTTCTTGCGAGCAAGCGGATGATGCGCCTGATATGGGCAATGGGGTCACGGCGGCCAGGCAGCCCACAAAGCTCATGGCGACCGGAGTGGTATGGGCCAGGGTGGGATGGGCCACGGGCAGCATGGGATGGCAGGCGGCCAGAGTGGCCAAGGGATGATGGACCCGCAGATGATGCAGATGATGATGCGCATGCACGGCCAGATGATGGGCGGCGGCGGTATGATGGGCGGCATGATGGACAATCCCATGTTCAAGTCCTTTGATACGGATGGGGATGGCCGCGTCAGCCCCGAAGAAATGCGCGCGGGTCAGAAGGCCAAGCTCGAGCGATTTGATGAAAACAGTGACGGCAGCCTGTCGCTGGACGAATTCGAAGCCCTGCACAGCGCAGCCATCCGCGAAATGATGGTCGATAAGTTCCAGAAGCTGGACAATGACGGCGACGGACAGGTGACCTCCGAGGAAATGGCCGCCCCTGCCAGGAAAATGGAACGCATGCAAAAGATGCGGGCTCAATCCGGCCAAAAGCACCCAGGTGCCATGATGGGCGGCGACACCGAGACGAGTGAAGAAAACAACTGAGTGTTGTTGGGGTGGGTAGGTCCCGCGCCCCCGCATCCCTAAACCGGAAAGGATAGTTCGATGATGGGGTTTGGAATGCTACTTCTGACGTTGCTGGCAATTTTGACGCTTGTTGCGATAGTCAAATACCTGAACAATTCAAACCAGACATATTACGACAGGAGACATGAGCATGAGCTACACCATTAACCGCCTTATCGCGGATGCCGATTTTGAAGAAGTCGATGCGCGCGTTCGTAAGGCGTTGGGCGATCACGGCTTTGGCGTACTGACGGAAATTGACGTCAAAGCGACAATGAAAAAGAAGATCGACGTTGATATGGATCCGTACCGAATTCTTGGGGCGTGTAACCCGAACATGGCGTACCAGGCCATCGGGATGGAACCGCGGGTCGGTGCGATGCTGCCCTGCAACGTGATCCTGCGCGCCGTTGATGGCGGTGTCGAAGTCAGCGCCATTGATCCGGTCGCTTCGATGCAGGCAATCGACAATGACGAACTGCATTCTGTCGCAGGTCAGGTGCGCGACATGCTGGCCGAGGCCGTCGCGGGCGCATGATCGGCCAGCGCCTGTTCCGCCGCACGGTTCTGATAACTGCCGTGCTCGCAGGTTCGGGAGCCTTTCTTTGGTGGTGGTATTTTGGACAGCACGAGGGCTTGTTGACCCGTGGCGGGGTCGAACAACTTGTAGGACATCTGGGGCGTTGGGGCCCGGCGCTGATCATTGGGTTGATGACGCTGGCGGTGGTTGCAAGCCCGATCCCCAGCGCGCCAATAGCCCTTGCCTCCGGGGCCGTTTATGGGCACTTCTCAGGCACGATCTATGTGCTTATCGGAGCGGAGCTCGGGGCGTTGATCGCCTTCACTTTGGGTCGCGCCTTGGGGCGGGAAACGCTCCAACGCTGGTTCAGCACCCGGATCGACGCCGGGCTTCTGGGATCGCAGAACGCCCTGATGCTGATGGTTTTCGTCAGTCGGCTTCTCCCTTTCGTCTCCTTTGATTTAGTGAGCTATGCCGCTGGCCTCAGCTGCTTGCAATTTTGGCGCTTTGCAGTGGCAACACTGGCCGGAATTATTCCCGCAAGCTTTTTCCTGGCCCATCTGGGAGGCGAGGCCGCAGCCGGGAACGCAAAGGGGGCGATCCTGACAGCTCTCATTCTTGGTTTGGCAACCGGTATTCCGCTGCTGTGGATCGCCATCCGCCCGGCACGGGGCTGATCAGGGACACGATCAGACCGCAATCTGGGTCACAGATCCATTCCTTTCCCGAATAAGTCTTCACGAAATCCACCAAAAGCATCGTGAACCACCCTATGTTGTTCCATGTGTCCTTCCGTGTGAAGTCATCATGTCGCTCTCGATCAATTAGTTGTTTTGTTTGAATATTTAATCGTGATCTGCCACCTTCAGCCAATCTCTGGGTCGCTATTTTCCTACACGAAATCCCAGCTGCTCCAGAGCTGGTAAGACAAACTGGAAATTCTCACTGTTTTGTTATCAAGAAACCGTTTGACCTTCCCGCGCAGGAAGCTGGTTTAAAACCGCAAAAGTCGGCAACCCGATATTTCTGGAGGCAGAGGGCGATGAAAACGTTCGACAAAACTACGAGTCGGCGGCAGTTTCTTATTGGTGGGGCAACTACGGGTCTGATTGGTTTGGCGACGCCAGGTGTTTTGCGCGCGCAGCAAATTCAGCTCCCTGAGCCGGAGGAAGAAGCACCTGTACGCCGGAACGTATCATCCTTTCGTGCTGAGAGTTGGCAGGATCATTTCGATACGCTTAAAGGCGGGGTGATTTTGTCTGATACAACGTCAAAAATGCTCCAGTTCTGGTCGGAAGACGAAAGCGTCTACAAGGTTTTCCCAACCAGCGTTCCCTTGTCCGAAGATCTGACCCGGCTTGGGTATACCAAGATTATTCGCAAAGTGGATGGACCCAGCTGGGCCCCCACGCCGTCGATGAAGAAGCGCAACCCTGAATGGCCGGATTTTGTAGGTCCCGGGCCGGAAAATCCGCTGGGGACGCATGCCCTTTACCTGTCCTGGCAGTATTACCGAATCCATGGAACCAACGATACGCGCAAAATTGGGCGCAAGTCGTCCAACGGGTGTATCGGGCTTTACAATGAACAAATCGCTGAACTGTTTGCGCTGACCAAGGTCGGGACGCAGGTGAAACTAATCTGACCCGGCGCTGCCAGTGACTAGCGGCCAGCCAACTTGAGAGAGCAGACAAGAATGAACAGAAAAGTTGTTTACGGATTGGGTGCGGTGGGGATAGCCGCTGTCGCGGTGTTTCTACTGCAATCAAAAGATCAACCCGGCCCACAAGGTCATTCGATGACGCCACCTGACACGTCATCCATCGCGCAGGGTGATCCGATCATGACTGTTGCACTTCCTGCCACACTGTCATCGGATGCGCAGATTGGAAAACGCGGCTTTGATGCCAAATGCGCCCAGTGTCACGGCGAGAATGCCGCCGGTCAGAACGGTGTCGCGCCGCCGTTGATTCACAAGATTTACGAGCCGAACCACCATTCAGATATGGCGTTCATCCTGGCTGCTAAAAATGGCGTTCGGTCTCACCACTGGAAGTTTGGCAACATGCCCCCGGTCAAGGGCCTGACAGATGCCGATGTCAAATACATCGCTCGATATGTGCGCGAACTTCAGAAAGAGAATGGTATCTTCTGATGCAGCAGGGGCAGCGTGCGCATTTTTGGTTGGTGTTTCAGGCAGCTGTTTTGTCCGCACTGTTTGCTTTTTTCTGGCTACCGCAAACAGCCAGCGCGCATCTGGATATTGGCGCTGACACCTATTCGACCGTTAATATCCAACACAAAGACAACCCGGCTTCAGATGGCCCTTTCGGAATGTTCGGGCATTATCATTCCGGATTGGATTGTTCGGTTCAAGCGGCCTTTGCCTCTGGGTGTGATGCCCGGTTCATTGACGCTGATCTTCGACCAAATTTTCGATCCGTTGACAATACCATGGTCAGCTGGCCTGTTTCCTTTGATCCGCCGCTACCGCGAGTCCTGTCCTGATAAACCACCAACCCTGCAACCAGGAAATGCTAGGACGACAAGATGAACCCCAAAGCAATTGTAATGAGCGGCGTGTTGACAACCTTTGTGGCAGCCACGGCTTTCGCGCATGGCAATGCGAGGGGCAGCGCATTACCCGGCCTGTCATACCGGGCGAAACTTTACGGACGCACTGTGGGGCCGTGGACAATCTGGCCTATGCTTTGAAAACCGGTGTCATGCCATCCGGTGGCGCGCTTGGCGGAACCATGGGCGAAGTTGTTTTGCAGGGAACATGGTTTCTGACTGACGGGGACCGCAAAGCAATGGCGATCTATCTGATGGACGATCATGTCGGCGAATAATACCGGGACGGGCGAACCTGTTACCCGCCCGAAGAGAGGAAAGAGAGACATGAACATCTCGAGAAGACGATTTGTAGGGGTAGCCGGTGCTGCCGGGTTACTTGCCTCCGCCCCGATCCGGTCGCTTGCTGAAGACCTGAACAACCCGGTTCTGCAGGCGCAGGTGCGAAATGTTCAGCTTGCGCCAGCGGGCTATCCGCAGACCGAGATCTGGGGATACGGCGGGCAGACGCCCGGCCCGGAAATTCGGCTGCTTCAGGGGCAAAGCCTGCATCGCAGGCTGAAGAACACACTGCCGCAAGCCACCTCGGTGCATTGGCATGGCATCAGAAGCGACAATGCAATGGACGGCGTGCCCGGGTTGACGCAAGAGGCCGTCATGCCGGGTGCGGAATTCGACTATGATTTTATCGTGCCCGATGCGGGAACCTATTGGTACCACGCGCATAACCGATCCGCTGAACAGGTAGCTCGAGGTCTGTATGGCGCGTTGATTGTCGAAGAGGCGGATGGCCCCGACGTAGATCGCGAAGAGGTTCTGGTGCTCGACGACTGGCTGCTTAACCCCGAATCCGCGCAGATCGATCCGGACTTTGCGGCACAGCATGATCGCAGCCACGCGGGAAGGCGCGGGAATTTTGTGGCGACCAATGGACGTTTTGAACTGACGCTTCCGACCACTCGTCACGAGAGAATGCGCCTAAGGATCATCAACGCGGCCAACGCCCGGATATTTGTCCTTGCATTGGAAGGGCTTGAGGGATGGGTCGTCGCGTTGGACGGCATGCCGTTGCCAGAGCCCGAGCCGGTTACAGAGGAATTCCTGATAGGGCCGGGTCAACGCGTTGATCTGATTGTCGATGTGACGGCAGAAGTTGGTGATACCGCCTATCTGGTGCGCCTTGAGAGCGAAGAGGCGCGCGCCCAGGCGTCCTTTCCGGTGACAGTGGCGGGCAGCCGGGCCCGCCGGGACGCTCCGGAGGCGTTGCCCCCAAATCCTGATCAGTCAGTTACTGGTCTTGAGGGCGCACTGTGCGCCCGCCTGACCATGGCGGGTGGTGCCATGGGGACATTGCAATCCGCAATTCTGAATGGCGAGCAGGCGTCCTTTCGACAGATGGTGCAGGCCAATGAGTTCTGGGCATTCAACGGGACCGTCGGGATGACCGAGACACCATTGGTCGAGGTATCTCTGGGCCAGACGGTGCGGGTGGAGATTAACAACGACACATCTTTTCCTCATGCGATGCACCTTCATGGCATGCATTTCCGCGAAGTCATGCAGGGCGGAAACCTTGGGCCGCTTCGAGATACGCTGATGACATTTGCGGGCCAGACGCGCGAGATTGCCTTTATGGCAAACAACCCCGGCGATTGGCTGTTCCACTGTCACATGCTGTCCCATGCGGATTCCGGCATGATGACTTGGCTAAAGGTGGTCGCATGAAACGATACGCGCTTATGGTAATTGCGGTGTCCACCCTTGCACTTGGGGGATGGGTTTTATTTTCGCTCTCTTCCCGGTCACCAATTACATCGGCAGATAATGCAGATCCCGCCGCGGGCGAGGCTCTCTATCAGGCAAACTGTGCCTCTTGCCATGGGGTCAATTTGCAGGGGCAGCCAAATTGGCGATCTCAGGGCGATGACGGGCTGTTGCCAGCCCCGCCGCATGATAAAACGGGCCATACCTGGCATCACGGAGACGGGCTTTTATTTTCCTACACCAAACTTGGCGGCAAAGAAGCTCTGGCCCAACAGGGCGTCGACTTTGACAGTGGCATGCCAGGCTTTGGCGATCAGCTGAGTGATCAGCAGATCTGGGATATTCTTACCTATATCAAATCCACCTGGCCTGACCGCGAAAGAGAGCTTCAGGCCACACGCAGCGAGGCCGAGCGCCTTCAGAAGGATGCAAACCCATGAACAAACTGACCACAGTCACACTGGCGATCCTTATGGGAGGGCTTCCGTTTGTCGCCTCTGCTGGGGAACTCAGCGAGGCCCGAATCAAGGAACTGGTGTATGAGGCCATCCGGGAGAATCCAGATATCATTATGGAGGCCGTCGCCATCCTGCAACAACGCGAGGACGAGGCGCAGGCATCCGCTACACAATCGATCCTGAGCGATCAGCGCGCGGCGCTGGAACGCGACCCCAATGCGCCGGTTCTGGGGAATCCAGACGGCGATGTGACGGTTGTTGAGTTTTTCGACTATAACTGCCCCTATTGCAAACGCGCCATGACCGAAGTTCAGGCGCTGCTTGAGGCGGATGCGGATGTCCGGTTGGTCTATAGAGAATGGCCAGTACTGGGCGAGGGATCAGTCTTTGCCTCGCCCAGTACTGGCGGCCCGGGCGCAGGGGAAATACGAAGAGTTCCACCGGGCGCTGATGGGTTCCCGGGGCCGGGTCGAAGAAGCATCCGTTCTTCGCATCGCAAAAGAAGTGGGCCTTGATCTTGAAAGGTTGAAGGCGGACATGCAGTCACCCGAAGTGGAAGAGCATTTGGCCACATCAATGCAACTGGCCCAGTCCCTTGGCTTTAACGGCACGCCATCTTTCGTGATCGGCGACGCGTTGGTCCCGGGATTTGTGGAACGGGCGCAATTGCAGGAAATCGTGGGCGAGAACCGTAAGAACGAGTGAGAGTTACGGTTTTCCGGCCACAGCCGGGGAAGTCAGGCCGAAATGAGCAATCCTTCCGGCTTCAGCTCTCAAGACACTGAAAACTGACCCATCATGCCCGCATCCTCATGTTCCAGAATATGACAATGATACATGTACGGCGCATGGTTCGGGGCTGGCTGGTCAAACCGCATCAAGAGTTCCGCCTGCCCGTCAATCAGCACTGTGTCCTTCCATCCCCGGTTTTGTGCGGCCGATGGTTGACCGTTCTCGCTCAGAACCTGAAATCGGGTGCCGTGAACGTGGAACGGGTGCATCATCATCGGCGCCGACACCTGCCAGAGTTCTGTCTGGCCGCGCTTGGCTGCGACATTGATATGGCTCATGTCAAACGGCTGTCCATTGATCGAAAAGCCGCCGCCGCGCCGCCCCATCATGCCGCCGCCCATTCCCATATCCAATGTAAACTGGCGTTGAACCGCGCCAGTCGGATCAAGGTCTGGCAGCGCCTCTCCTATACCCGTGGGCAAGGTGGCAATGCGCGGGATTAGCCCCGGATCAACCTCAAATTTCTGCACGTCGAACGATCCGCCACCGCCGCCCATCATGCCGCCCATCATGGGCGTGTTGGAAACCGAAGCGCTCAAAAGGCTGTCTGCGTCGGTGCCGGAAAAATCGACCAGAATCTCAATGCGCTCGCCAGGGGCCAATGTGATGTCTTTCAGCGCCAACGGGGCAGGCAACAAACCGGCATCAGTGGCAACCATGTGCAGTTCCCGGCCTGAGGCCATGGAAAACCGGTAGACACGCGCATTTGACCCGTTCAACAGCCGAAGCCGCACGATCCCGGCAGGCACCACAGCCACGCTTCCGATCTGGCCGTTGACAACAACGGTGTCGCCCAGAAATCCCACCATCGATTCATGCATGCCACGCGAGTAGGTCATCCGGCCCCGGCGATCAAAGCGACGGTCCTGAACAACCAGTGTCAGGTCATCTGTGCCATAGGTGCTTGGCAGGCCGCGTTCGTCATCCCGCCCGTCGGTGATTTGCAGCACACCGGCCAGTCCTGCGTGAACCTGCTCGGCGGTTTGTTCATGGATGTGGGAATGATACCAGGCCGTTGCCGATGGTTGCATGATCGGAAGTGTCACGCGCCATGTTTCGCCTGCCAACACCGGTTGGTGGGGGCCGCCATCCACCTCGCCCGGGATCAACAGACCATGCCAATGGGTCGAGACCGGCCGGTTCAGGGCATTTTCAACGGTGGCCTCGGTTTCACCATGGGTCACCCGGATCACAGGTCCCAGATATGCCTGATTGAAGCCGAAGGTATTGCTGGCCGATCTGTTCAGAAAGTTCGTTTCCCCCGCCTGCGCTCGCAGGCTGAACCGCCTGGATTTTGTCGCGTCCAGCAGCGGTGGCATCGACAGCCGCTGCGATGACGTCTGGGCAGATGCCGAACCCGGCAGAGAAAACGCAACCCCAGCTGCAGCCATGCCTGCAAGACAGGTGCGCCGGTTCACCCTGCGGCCCTCACTGATTGCCATCAGATGAGTGTCGCTTCGTAACCGGCTTCCTTGATGGCGCCCAGTATCGCGTCATTGCCAAGAATGCTTTGGACCGCAACGCTTCGGTCTGACAGATCACACGATACCTCGGCCATTTGATCTGCGCCTTTAATTTCTTTTTCGATGGCAGCGGTGCAATGGCCGCAACTCATGTCCGGAACTGTGAATTTTGTCATGTGGGTCTCCTTTGTCCTGACCATCTGGGTCCTTCCAGCGCTGGAGGGTCAAGAGTGAAACCCGCAATTTGTGATTAGGTCTTGACCTTCCAGTAAGTGGAAGCCCTATGTAAGAGGCGAAACCGATCTTGGGATGAGTCGCATGGGCGTTGAAAATCAACTGAAACTGTCATTGCAGGGAATGTCCTGTGCGTCTTGTGTAGGGCGCGCCGAAAAAGCCCTGAAGGGAATGACCGGTGTAACGGATGCATCCGTCAATCTTGCCTCGGAAACGGCGGTGGTGAAATTCTCGGGACTTGCAGATGCCCGGCAAACTCTGGCAACGCTTGATAAAGCAGGCTACCCGGCACGCACCGGATCCGTGACGATGCATGTGGACTCCATGTCATGTGCGTCCTGTGTCGGTCGGGTAGACAAGGCGCTGGCGGTTGTGTCCGGCGTGCTTGAGGTCAATGTGAATCTGGCCTCGGAAACGGCGACTGTTACCTTTCTTGAGGGACAGGTCAGTCCGGGGGATCTACTGCAGGCAGCGGCAGATGCCGGGTATCCGGCACGTTTGAAAGATGCGTCAGCGCCCGAGGACATGGGCGCGCGCAAAGCGGCAGAAGCGCAGAGCCTTGCGCGGCGGACATTGCTTGCAGCAGCATTGGCATTGCCGGTCTTTGTGATGGAGATGGGGGGGCACGCGATCCCGGCATTTCATGACTGGATTCGCCACACGATTGGCCATGAAACAAGCTGGTTGATCCAGTTCGTTCTGACCACAATCGTTCTTATCGGGCCAGGGCGTCAGTTTTACCTTAAGGGGTTCCCTGCACTGATGCGGGGCGCGCCGGATATGAACAGCCTTGTGGCGGTGGGAACATCTGCGGCCTATGCGTTTTCGGTGATAGCAACGTTCTTCCCGACGCTGCTGCCACAAGGGACCCGCGCGGTCTATTACGAGGCCGCGGCGGTCATCGTCGTTCTGATCCTTCTGGGACGGTTCCTTGAGGCCCGCGCCAAAG
Protein-coding regions in this window:
- a CDS encoding DUF2933 domain-containing protein, translated to MKKVTPFTDTNETTEPGKKSFWRSRTGVYLIIAFLLGGLLLGYEHKVHIFASSWIFYLPLLICVGMHFFMHGGHGGHGSGGDKS
- a CDS encoding APC family permease, with protein sequence MKREHQSESYEKGSIGLGSAVAMGTGVMIGAGIFALTGQIAQLAGTLFPLAFIAGAVVTGFSAYSYIKMSNAWPSAGGIAMILEKAYGPGAIAAGAALLMALSMVIAESLVARTFATYVLRPFDITGGPLVPLLAVSVILFAYLINLAGNRSVGVFSLILAAAKIGGIAIFGIAAIWASGFQFAATSESSGAFDATGFIASVAFAILAFKGFTTITNSGAEVTDPHRNVGRAIMISIAICVVIYLLVAFAVSSSLTIDEIVAARDYSLAEAAAPAFGQVGFYATVLLAAAATVSGVLASVFAVSRMLAMLTDMKMIPHRHFGMSGPIQKHTLVYTVVIASTLAVFFDLSRIASLGAFFYLVMDMIVQWGVFRFMRHEIKAAGPVLLLALGFDAVVLVAFTLMKLQSDPGIVLYATIGIGAVFAYERVYLSHWLAPKSGHSH
- a CDS encoding isoprenylcysteine carboxylmethyltransferase family protein; translation: MTDPGSSYGLWLLVFVNSAVFILFAFSFFKPQTTRDWRSFGAFSAFLVALFTEMYGFPLTIYFLSGWLQSTWPDIDWFAHDSGHLPEMMFGWTANPHFGPFHLLSFVLIGGGFWLISVAWHHLWAAQRRDRLAVTGPYARIRHPQYVGFILIMLGFLVQWPKLLTLAMFPVLVWMYVHLARSEEADTQARFEADYDLYAKQVPAFIPVSFATRAGNSETL
- a CDS encoding DUF302 domain-containing protein, with product MSYTINRLIADADFEEVDARVRKALGDHGFGVLTEIDVKATMKKKIDVDMDPYRILGACNPNMAYQAIGMEPRVGAMLPCNVILRAVDGGVEVSAIDPVASMQAIDNDELHSVAGQVRDMLAEAVAGA
- a CDS encoding VTT domain-containing protein encodes the protein MIGQRLFRRTVLITAVLAGSGAFLWWWYFGQHEGLLTRGGVEQLVGHLGRWGPALIIGLMTLAVVASPIPSAPIALASGAVYGHFSGTIYVLIGAELGALIAFTLGRALGRETLQRWFSTRIDAGLLGSQNALMLMVFVSRLLPFVSFDLVSYAAGLSCLQFWRFAVATLAGIIPASFFLAHLGGEAAAGNAKGAILTALILGLATGIPLLWIAIRPARG
- a CDS encoding EF-hand domain-containing protein; amino-acid sequence: MAGGQSGQGMMDPQMMQMMMRMHGQMMGGGGMMGGMMDNPMFKSFDTDGDGRVSPEEMRAGQKAKLERFDENSDGSLSLDEFEALHSAAIREMMVDKFQKLDNDGDGQVTSEEMAAPARKMERMQKMRAQSGQKHPGAMMGGDTETSEENN
- the cadA gene encoding cadmium-translocating P-type ATPase: MNSHSHNGSKSMDTVYTCPMHPEVRAEEPGDCPKCGMHLVQHGKGATHTGHDHHAYAHAAHDAGSSDGDGYDTVPAGHEGEVYTCPMHAQVRQTHSGSCPICGMGLELESSAMTEAGPNPELVNFTRRFWVGTVLSIPLLILAMGPYLGLSAVREIFGERGTLWVELVLGTPVVFWSGWPFLVRGWNSFRTMNLNMFSLIAMGVIAAWLFSVVAVLAPGIFPDGFRDAAGNVGVYFEAAAVIVTLVLLGQVMELRAREGTGKAIRALLDMAAKTARVIRDDGSEADIPLEDVRVDDRLRVRPGDKVPVDGIVIDGRSSVDESMISGEPVPVEKTIGDPLTGATINGTGSLIMEATRVGSDTMLAQIVEMVSNAQRSRAPIQKYADQVAGVFVPAVIGVAVLAFLAWAIWGPAPALSYALISAVAVLIIACPCALGLATPMSIMTATGRGAQAGVLIKNAEALERFEKVDTLIVDKTGTLTEGKPRLVAVLPEAGHDESEVLRLAASLERGSEHPLAEAIVRGAEERGVALATASDFEAVTGKGVRGVVDGRSVALGNLALLSEMGLEGGELTAKADARRDEGETVMFVVLEGQIEGLVSVADPVKVTTPAALEALHGLGFRIIMATGDNKRTAKAIGARLGIDEIRADVLPENKARLIRELQDQGRKVAMAGDGVNDAPALAQADVGIAMGTGADVAIESAGFTLIGGNLDGIVRARRLSRATMNNIRQNLFFALIYNALGVPVAAGLLYPFLGILISPMFAAFAMSASSISVVLNALRLRRAKI